The DNA sequence gcttcgcttcggctggagggaaggggcgcgcaaccactggagacaagctccgacgcgccatagaataaaggacgcgcgccgaagctcgctcctcggctgcggcgcactgttgctggagtATTCCGTCTTCATCTGTCAAattccggcctaaaacagcctgctgtaaactaagcttgaaacaataagttagtgatctgtatgtgcttttagatataaaaaacacgtttgaataatgaatatacacctgccgcaacagtttgtttttatttttgaagtaaaaaTAGTGTACAAAATACCGACGTCAGCGCTCttgcgtcgtctgtctgcaataTCGCTTTGCAAATACCTGCACGACGATGGCATATATCAAAAattgttgtaccatttcattttttggtacctcattgcacagccaactatgtaagaattaggcttGCAATTAGGCTTACACTGAAGAAAATCTGTGTAGGAAATATTGCCAcctagtagtgacggtaaataaatagtgccgctcaatcgcaacgatagcggtgagcaaTGTcagcaatcgtagaaaatctcttctgcgggtcaagcgcgtcggtttgcatacgtcagtcgtcgaaagttacagcctattcgctggtgcccgcgcgccttccagaaactacaacacaatttgtgtcgcgtatgcaatcagattagcaaggttcgtcgacaacagacagagccatcgataacattcgcgaaacttccgacacgttcaggcgcatcctgcaccgagcgataacgtttaacattttttagccggtgaaatacggtaaccggatacaaataaagcatctgtgtcaatataattatgcttgttggtgcatgagagaaacgtgaaaaagtggggtCTGAGAAAATCATCAAAgcagaattgaaacacctgtagcactcacaaaaagaaaaaaaaactagaatggctaaaatttatgtaattcgtatcttgtctccccccaattcttgattctgccaaatctagcccatggagcacctctattattctagattgttttgatgcatcaacaccgcatccggaggccttcacattgagtgtattgctacaaaacattttcacagtgtaagggccatgttctattgtaactggtttgcacatatcaagtttgcctttccTTACATttatgaaatgacataccgtcagataatacaagctcgAGAATCggagggttttaataggagtctttcgttgccctttcccaagtcgtactattgaagcacttattcgaatgtatgggagcagctcatttgcatagtataagaaatatataaacaggttattttcacaatttatacacttcgtcaccacaaaacgaaaaattgcagtttattgttttcagcctgctatgatgttttgactgagaaagatatattcaatttgttctgcgaggcacgcaataattgctgtggcatattattttattgcacaacactgcatacagtagccagccattattaaaactcagaagaaattaatagcacaatgtatatgatcaggcacatagcatattattgcactttcttaattcatgccagaacggCGACCACAGGCGTCcatctccaacaaggtcagcatccactgtgcctccttaccatcgggcttcacaccctcagcacgttaaACCTCGGCTTTGTGGTgcttaaaacaacctcaagtgcgttttacggttccagggataagaaagaagaccatcctgcctaccttggccttgaagcaagcagctctggattcgAGCGcagggcatcttgtgtaattatcaatgtgaagagaagcttagcattttgtcgaagtacacaccaagctctttcatttcatcgaccctaaggagtggagcatcacgtagggtgtatcaaactttcacatggtgcgttttgtgcatataacctaatgccatagtgttggaagcatttaagagtacttattgtttctgcaccagtttgagagtgaaaaaatgtctttttggaagtcgatgcagtggtgaacactgttgacactCTGAAATAGCTTTaagttgtcggcacacaaagtcatgctgttcatttattaaaatgctcttagcactaacagaaagcggggaatcccatatcgattcaaacacctgacgcactgaagaggatagatataggtcggcagttagtaagtGCACATCCAGCACCTGATTtctgcatgggcaatgttcatgctaccttcagagtgctagaaaaggtactaggctttagggaactattgacgATGCTTGTGAGGACGAGGAACAAGTATgattccatacgtcttaaccctttcagagaccactttatcccgttgattgaaaagttgctttcaccacatcccttgcatcctcagaatcgtagaaagtgtacagctgcagcaaatattaagaattttcaattgtttagcaagttttgtcaagtttacaaaatttcgactccatgcgaaaactcactacaggaacaaaaaatatgagaacatgttctatttcgtgttttgaaaagcttgaaaagcacttatccagccacttgacaattatgcctggtgcacgacattgtaaaaaacaatgaaagaagtgagctcgctacatacaacatactgacacagagtaacacccagccgtctaccttccaactcattttgttaaaacactCTGCatgttattcaaaattgcagcacagttccaataataagtgtttcaagatgtatgaaacacattttaaataccattactttcatcagtgcttttgctattgatgcacgctcctgctgtgcccaattgtgtagacagtgtctcaaagggttaagctctgtggaggaaataccatcaacaccacaagaaagggaaagtttaaggcaaagtttaaggcacttcatatacttggaaacgaggttttcattgactgttagcatacactgcgccagactgagaaggaaggttgcttgaagcatatttcacaccatatagcaaacagaaatgttctgcaaagccatcagcagtgttcgagacaacaccactattttcatgaagaagacgtgcatctttggcactctttttagaagagagagcccacaaagctccagaaatattttgaattatgcgtcacgctggcttcaacacaatcaatgtggtcaaagtgatgattctaataataataataataataataataataataataataataataataataataataataataataataataatggtaacttggcacactagactaaaaagaaggctgatgcctgtatgttagagcatctgataaccagccatctagagcaggaatttgcaggatgcagaagacactttCTTCCCCTCCACGTGCttacacacttgctcaataacacagcacggcacacacgcccacattcgacaggtgcacaacacacaggagtgccaattcagTCTGGTTCCACGGAAGGAGAATCCGAATCGCGAgaggggtggagagaaagctctgcatgcttgatataatcatggagttgtggtgtcgggccacaGAGAcgtgatgagggctcaggctgtgctgaccacttgttcagacgaactgaagaaagattagtgctgtctaGAGAGtcgtcaaacaccctgcagtatagacttgtGCCATGTTGcattggtattgcagggtgtgctactttaggggtttgaggcaatcctcgaagtctggcatgagcttgtgacaaccgaaaagacgggagtaaagggtgtgtattgtccggcgctgaacaagctcaagtttgttagcgtcgcgagtttggtacgggaactatactgatgagcagtactcaagtcgtgacagaatgatagaagtgtagagtgctcggaaaaccttatgtcaccagggaagggagacacgggacacaaacccaagaatgggccggtgcttacatacagtgctggtgacatatgcggaaaagttgagagaacagctaaatgctacacccagaatgggaagggcccgaacagtctttatagaagtgcctccaaggaagaaggttagacgcgcagcagtttcgttgtggctgatacgcatggcagcactttttacggtgttactacaaagtttgatattgtaggcccagtcgttcacctttacggaatgtatttattgtaagcacatatgctgtacatcggcatattgttgttgtggatgcgttaacttgttaatcaaacatattctgcgcagatgcattagtaacttggttttgagtagatctttgtcctgactacaatttatagtatcgcagcaagagaCATTTgagtagaagctgaagggattccagcagtttaagcatactgactgcacataacactgatgacaccttttcaccttccccacaatgcactcacaccatctacactttgcataagcaaaaagtgagataaaaaatcaattacagtttcattgactcagtacttgctgcttctgaagcgggcatcgaagcaatcgtggtatacgctgctacatgcataagtcttgcatgatgcaggtcctgctatgcactgcacacagggcacaggTTGCAAACAgatgatttctttttgcagtgctcaagtataacgacacactgactcaaacatgactgcgttgtcacgtatgcttcagtgcgtcagtgttcttgattgctacacgagcgatttatgcccaactagctCCAAggacggacgcactagaaagaagtgagtgaatgagtacagtgaacttgtactgaactggattcacatgccgagttcggctactagtgtctttcgctttcggaagttatgtttatcactggaaacagcgcagagcttgcccgttaaacttgagtcaaccgacaccacacgaaacacgccgcggttgaccaaccaaaattccacacggttcattcaccacgtCACACATTACACGAAGCCAGGAGTGGCATATTtaaaatcactgcagcaccaaacggacctgaaaattcatttccttcgacagagtttctcaggtgagttcgttcactcgccattcacgaactcgatggacgcgctaggcctacacgtaacgtaaacaacatcggcgataggcgagtgttgattatccagacttcggagctcgtaaacatgtttccatttgttttgagcacaacaaaatacacatacaacaagcacagacgttgcggtaatcgtgattcggttggctgttttagcagacgatcgcactcAGCCCGGCGGAACTCAGTGGgtaggttggattagtcggcgtagttcgaagtcgcttcggatccacgtcgcactgtcacaacccacggtcgtcggtcggtcggtcgtttcgttgtcggcctactagacagttttagcagaacgtttttgacggtccgctccgctctcccgttcccgctcacagttagcggagcggcgggcgaagaatcagttttagcggagcgcccggctgcgcATATGGGCTGCGTCTGAAAGGCATGTATGGGCATGTGCtcgcctgacgcgccaccttgccgcagaaggtaaaaccgctataAACATAATActcaagttgtaagaattgccgcaataaaataatatatttggaattacccaaatgtctgaaggcatttcaggcaatacattgcatttttattttttctctctatatataatccttacattaacaaagccgttacgctgtgtaGTAGCCAAGGCAAGGTcttttgctctttcagtacacatGGTCCGCATAAACGTGCACACAAGTGACAAGCGTGTTCATCTCTGTTCACCTCTGACTTGTCCGCTGTTCTCCCAGAGTTTCGGTGTATCGCACTGCTAGAAAACTGCAAGACATGACAACACGGCAGAGCATCTTGCAAGACCCGGTGCTACTAAATCAACTTAATTGGAGGGACCTAGAGGACATTTTGCTGTGTGAAGTTTTTGGTAGCACACGGAGAGACCCGCTTTCGGCCAACGGACTTTTGAACATGGATACCATGGACGCTGGTGTTTTCAGATCGTATTTCCGGTTTGAAAAAAACGACATATCAAGGCTTCATAATGCCTTAAGGATGCCAGCTGTCATCAAAACAGCTCAACGAGTGACTGTGCCAGGAGAGGAGAGTTTGTGTATTACGCTACGCCGGCTCTCGTACCCCAACAGGCTGTGCGATCTGGAGCACCTTTTTGGGAGGCATTATTCAGTTATATCATCAGTGACAAATATCGTTCTTTCGCACATCGAAAGCAACTTCAAACACCTTTTGAAGGACGTGAACAGTCACTCCTGGCTTGACATCCCTACCTTGGAGGAATTCTCACAGGTTGGTAGCAGACATTTTGGTTCGTGCCcgtcattatttatttatatttttttcacaccTAAACTTTGCAGGCCGTGCATTCCAAAGGTGCACCCCTGGATAACTGTTGGGGCTTCATCGACGGCACCGCGAGGGCTATCTGCCGCCCGTCGACAAATCAGAAGATGTTTTTTTCCGGGCACAAGCGCACCCATGCTGTAAAGTACCAGTCGATCATGTGTCCAAACGGCATAATCTGCCAATTAAATGGACCGTACTTCGGCAGCCGACATGATGCAGGTGAGTTGATCCAACAGAGACGAGAGTTCCTATTCGCAAGTTGTTACTAGACGTGATCGACGCAGCCGTCATGTTCAGTAACATGCTCATTGGCATAAATGCAT is a window from the Dermacentor albipictus isolate Rhodes 1998 colony chromosome 6, USDA_Dalb.pri_finalv2, whole genome shotgun sequence genome containing:
- the LOC139047063 gene encoding uncharacterized protein, with the protein product MTTRQSILQDPVLLNQLNWRDLEDILLCEVFGSTRRDPLSANGLLNMDTMDAGVFRSYFRFEKNDISRLHNALRMPAVIKTAQRVTVPGEESLCITLRRLSYPNRLCDLEHLFGRHYSVISSVTNIVLSHIESNFKHLLKDVNSHSWLDIPTLEEFSQAVHSKGAPLDNCWGFIDGTARAICRPSTNQKMFFSGHKRTHAVKYQSIMCPNGIICQLNGPYFGSRHDAGILRISRTYENLEKLVQGHSYCIYGDPAYPLRPLLLKPYSATSSSGHQLLFNKQISKVRQAVEWGFGKIAGLFAFVDFRKNQKLYRQNLPQMYKVSALLANCHTCLYGSQVSTYFGLEPPALEMYLNLR